One part of the Microbacterium aurugineum genome encodes these proteins:
- a CDS encoding HNH endonuclease, with product MDNDLTDEQWYDLMEAWDGCAYCGGDGAALQRDCIQPVSRGGRYTLENVVPACASCNASKHNDEVTGWLRRKKLDERTFLVRHATILRALRPSPDGTALP from the coding sequence GTGGACAACGACCTCACCGACGAGCAGTGGTACGACCTCATGGAAGCCTGGGACGGATGCGCCTACTGCGGCGGTGACGGCGCAGCTCTACAGCGCGACTGCATCCAGCCCGTGTCGCGCGGCGGTCGCTACACCCTCGAGAACGTGGTCCCGGCGTGCGCGTCCTGCAATGCCAGCAAGCACAATGACGAGGTGACCGGGTGGCTGCGACGGAAGAAGCTCGATGAGCGGACGTTCCTCGTCCGTCATGCCACCATCCTGCGCGCCTTGCGGCCCTCCCCGGACGGCACCGCCCTCCCCTAG
- a CDS encoding DUF4097 family beta strand repeat-containing protein yields MTTDNNGFPGEHTPLTPPPASPPASPAPPSAAPGAPTPPPPSPTGGRSSGATAVLVVTAVVGGIALLGTGGTAVAAAAGSVISASRPDSVQTANAQGIEGIDLDADASSMRVEFGDVDQAELAITNGRGPAWTFERDGDELIVRSPDNVFGWWFGSWFGDEQIAVLTLPESLRDAELDADLTLDAGSLDVDGDFGVLDATVSAGALDVTGSATELDVQMSAGRADILLDGVTVADLGVSAGDLTVELTGTPPSQTTIDVSAGSLDLTLPDVEYAVSQDISAGTLNSKVQEASSARRTIEVSLSAGTATIRPGR; encoded by the coding sequence ATGACCACCGACAACAACGGCTTCCCGGGCGAGCACACCCCGCTCACCCCGCCGCCCGCTTCCCCGCCCGCCTCTCCGGCGCCGCCATCGGCGGCGCCGGGTGCACCGACACCTCCGCCGCCCAGCCCGACGGGAGGGCGTTCGTCCGGAGCCACGGCCGTCCTGGTCGTGACAGCGGTGGTGGGCGGGATCGCCCTTCTCGGAACCGGCGGCACAGCGGTTGCCGCTGCGGCGGGTTCCGTCATCTCGGCGAGCCGGCCGGATTCCGTGCAGACCGCGAACGCACAAGGCATCGAGGGCATCGACCTGGATGCGGATGCCAGCAGCATGCGCGTCGAGTTCGGCGACGTGGATCAGGCGGAGCTGGCGATCACCAACGGGCGAGGACCCGCGTGGACGTTCGAACGTGACGGCGACGAACTGATCGTCCGGAGTCCGGACAACGTGTTCGGGTGGTGGTTCGGCAGTTGGTTCGGGGACGAGCAGATCGCCGTGCTCACGCTGCCGGAGAGCTTGCGGGACGCGGAGCTCGATGCCGACCTCACACTGGATGCCGGCAGCCTCGACGTGGACGGCGACTTCGGGGTGCTCGACGCCACCGTGAGCGCCGGCGCGCTCGACGTCACCGGGTCCGCCACAGAACTCGACGTGCAGATGAGCGCCGGTCGCGCCGACATCCTCCTCGATGGCGTGACCGTGGCCGATCTGGGTGTGTCCGCGGGTGACCTCACGGTCGAGCTGACCGGTACACCGCCGTCGCAGACCACGATCGATGTCAGTGCCGGATCGCTCGATCTGACCCTGCCCGATGTCGAGTACGCCGTGAGCCAGGACATCAGTGCCGGCACCCTCAACTCGAAGGTGCAGGAGGCGTCGAGTGCGCGGCGGACCATCGAGGTATCGCTCTCCGCGGGCACGGCGACGATCCGCCCGGGTCGCTGA
- a CDS encoding LuxR C-terminal-related transcriptional regulator — MRILICEDSVLLREGLVRLLEDAGHEVVAALADTVELEQTVADSAPDLCILDVRLPPTFTDEGIRAALGLRASRPSLAILVLSQYVEERYASDLIAAQGGPLGYLLKDRVADVEEFLGSVQRISEGATVLDPEVVAQLLTRRNRDDKMMRLTERERTVLALIAEGKSNQAIAGLLFLSEASVEKHITSIFQKLGFDPDESGNRRVLAALAHIENTGGPTPPTGQTGVAR; from the coding sequence GTGCGCATCCTGATCTGCGAGGATTCGGTCCTGCTGAGAGAAGGCCTCGTTCGCCTGTTGGAGGACGCAGGGCACGAGGTGGTCGCCGCTCTCGCCGACACGGTGGAGCTCGAGCAGACGGTGGCCGATAGTGCACCGGATCTCTGCATCCTCGACGTGCGGTTGCCTCCGACCTTCACCGACGAGGGCATCCGCGCCGCGCTCGGTCTGCGGGCCTCGCGTCCGTCCCTCGCAATCCTCGTCCTCTCGCAGTACGTCGAGGAGCGATACGCCTCGGATCTGATCGCGGCGCAGGGCGGTCCGCTCGGATACCTGCTCAAGGACAGGGTCGCCGATGTCGAGGAGTTCCTCGGTTCGGTGCAGCGCATCTCGGAGGGCGCGACCGTTCTCGACCCCGAGGTCGTCGCTCAGCTCCTCACGCGCCGCAATCGCGACGACAAGATGATGCGACTCACCGAGCGGGAACGCACCGTGCTCGCGCTGATCGCCGAGGGGAAGTCGAACCAGGCGATCGCCGGTCTGCTGTTCCTCTCGGAGGCCAGCGTCGAGAAGCACATCACCTCCATCTTCCAGAAACTGGGCTTCGACCCGGACGAGTCCGGCAATCGCCGCGTGCTCGCCGCGCTTGCCCACATCGAGAACACGGGCGGCCCGACGCCGCCGACCGGCCAGACAGGAGTGGCACGATGA
- a CDS encoding iron chaperone: MAEKEKNFSAEEREAMQAAAKEARTRRSRAKKSPEELRAAGEADITEAIEKLTAEDQALAKKLHALVSEVAPELVPRTYYGMPAWGRDGKVLCFFQPASKFKVRYGTFGFEPISNLDDGTVWPTAYAVTALTDADLEFLAERIRVAIS, from the coding sequence ATGGCCGAGAAAGAGAAGAACTTCAGCGCCGAAGAACGCGAGGCGATGCAGGCCGCCGCGAAGGAGGCCCGCACCCGGCGTTCCCGCGCGAAGAAGTCACCGGAAGAGCTGCGGGCAGCAGGGGAGGCCGACATCACGGAGGCCATCGAGAAGCTCACCGCCGAGGACCAGGCTCTGGCGAAGAAGCTGCATGCCCTCGTGTCGGAGGTCGCCCCGGAGCTGGTGCCGCGCACGTACTACGGGATGCCGGCGTGGGGTCGTGACGGGAAGGTGCTCTGCTTCTTCCAGCCCGCGAGCAAGTTCAAGGTGCGCTACGGCACCTTCGGCTTCGAACCGATCTCGAACCTCGACGACGGCACGGTCTGGCCGACCGCGTACGCCGTGACCGCACTCACCGACGCCGATCTGGAGTTCCTCGCGGAACGCATCCGCGTCGCGATCAGCTGA
- a CDS encoding GNAT family N-acetyltransferase — protein MTTIAPLTAADQPEWLALWRGYLAFYETDLDETITASTFERLVDPDGGIQGAIARDETGTAVGIVHWLTHAATWTTTDYCYLEDLFVAPGVRGGGVGRALIAHVRAWAEQHGSAKVYWLTAESNTTARGLYDRVASRSGMIHYQIDLA, from the coding sequence ATGACGACGATCGCGCCCCTCACCGCCGCGGACCAGCCCGAGTGGCTCGCCCTCTGGCGGGGGTACCTCGCTTTCTATGAGACCGACCTCGACGAGACGATCACCGCTTCCACCTTCGAGCGACTGGTCGACCCTGATGGCGGTATCCAGGGGGCCATCGCCCGCGACGAGACGGGTACGGCCGTGGGCATCGTGCACTGGTTGACGCATGCCGCGACGTGGACGACCACGGACTACTGCTACCTCGAAGACCTGTTCGTGGCACCCGGCGTCCGCGGTGGCGGTGTCGGGCGGGCACTGATCGCGCACGTGCGAGCGTGGGCTGAGCAGCACGGATCCGCGAAGGTCTACTGGCTCACCGCCGAGTCGAACACCACCGCACGTGGCCTCTACGATCGTGTCGCCTCCCGGTCGGGGATGATCCATTACCAGATCGATCTCGCCTGA
- a CDS encoding M24 family metallopeptidase yields the protein MSTLPFPASVYSARLSRAASLAADAGLDAIVVGPGPDLQYLVGVEGDTIERLTALVIGPGATPTVVVPRMELAKVRSTAVGELGLAVADWVDGEDPYALVTSAVGDAARVGVSDALPALHVIPIGDRLGVRLELATPVLREGRMIKDAEEIAELRRAGEAIDAVHRRVHEWLRAGRTEREVAADIAEAIVTEGHRTVEFVIVGSGPNGADPHHEVSDRVIEEGDVVVVDIGGAVPSGYNSDSTRTYVVGTPAPAAAERIAVLVRAQQAAVEAVRPGATAAEVDAAARSVLTDAGLGEAFLHRTGHGIGVSVHEEPYIAPGNDLVLREGMAFSIEPGIYFAGEWGARIEDIVVVTADGGERLNVAPHGLTAVGLR from the coding sequence GTGAGCACACTCCCGTTCCCCGCCTCCGTCTACTCCGCCCGGCTCAGCCGCGCCGCTTCCCTCGCCGCCGACGCGGGACTCGACGCCATCGTGGTCGGTCCCGGGCCGGATCTGCAGTATCTGGTGGGAGTGGAGGGCGACACGATCGAACGACTGACGGCCCTCGTGATCGGCCCCGGCGCGACCCCGACGGTCGTGGTGCCGCGCATGGAACTCGCAAAGGTGCGCAGCACGGCTGTCGGCGAGCTGGGTCTCGCGGTCGCCGACTGGGTCGATGGAGAAGACCCGTATGCGCTGGTGACCTCGGCGGTGGGCGATGCCGCCCGTGTGGGTGTCTCCGATGCCCTCCCCGCGCTGCACGTCATCCCGATCGGGGATCGTCTCGGGGTGCGCCTCGAGCTCGCGACTCCGGTGCTGCGCGAAGGGCGGATGATCAAGGACGCCGAGGAGATCGCCGAACTGCGCCGGGCCGGAGAAGCCATCGACGCTGTGCATCGACGGGTGCACGAGTGGCTTCGGGCAGGACGCACCGAGCGCGAAGTGGCAGCCGACATCGCCGAGGCCATCGTCACGGAGGGCCATCGCACGGTCGAGTTCGTGATCGTCGGGTCGGGTCCGAACGGCGCCGACCCGCACCACGAGGTGTCGGATCGGGTGATCGAGGAGGGCGACGTCGTCGTGGTCGACATCGGCGGTGCGGTCCCGAGCGGATACAACTCGGACAGCACGCGGACCTACGTGGTGGGGACTCCCGCCCCCGCAGCCGCCGAACGGATCGCGGTGCTCGTGCGGGCGCAGCAGGCAGCGGTCGAAGCCGTGCGTCCCGGTGCCACCGCGGCCGAGGTGGATGCCGCCGCCCGGAGCGTGCTCACCGACGCGGGTCTGGGGGAGGCGTTCCTGCATCGCACCGGCCACGGCATCGGCGTCTCGGTGCACGAGGAGCCGTACATCGCTCCGGGCAACGACCTGGTCCTCCGCGAAGGCATGGCGTTCAGTATCGAGCCCGGCATCTACTTCGCCGGCGAGTGGGGTGCCCGCATCGAGGACATCGTCGTCGTCACGGCGGACGGTGGGGAGCGGCTCAACGTCGCGCCGCACGGCCTCACCGCGGTCGGCCTTCGCTGA
- a CDS encoding aminoacyl-tRNA deacylase, with product MREAAQARGLDIEIRERPAAGSLFEAAELLGIPASGIVKTLVVKRSDDTFLFALVPGGRSISWPKLRALVGVNKLRLPEPELALAATGYERGTIVPIGSTTDWPVYADESIVGQRIAMGAGTHGFSLFVEADDLIAAYGATVADISVPEER from the coding sequence GTGCGTGAGGCCGCGCAGGCCCGCGGTCTCGACATCGAGATCCGCGAGCGTCCGGCCGCCGGCAGCCTCTTCGAGGCGGCGGAGCTGCTCGGCATCCCCGCGTCCGGCATCGTGAAGACGCTCGTGGTGAAGCGCTCGGACGACACCTTCCTGTTCGCCCTCGTGCCGGGCGGACGTTCGATCTCGTGGCCGAAGCTGCGTGCGCTGGTCGGAGTCAACAAGCTGCGGCTCCCGGAACCAGAACTCGCCCTCGCGGCGACCGGCTACGAACGAGGCACCATCGTGCCGATCGGCAGCACCACCGACTGGCCCGTCTACGCCGACGAGTCCATCGTCGGACAGCGCATCGCGATGGGTGCGGGAACGCACGGATTCAGCCTGTTCGTCGAAGCCGACGACCTCATCGCCGCATACGGGGCGACCGTCGCCGACATCTCCGTACCCGAAGAGCGCTGA
- a CDS encoding DUF3566 domain-containing protein has protein sequence MSTVADKLAKKSTRKTGGKQVRLRLVYVDFWSAVKLSFLGAVALAVVTMVSFFLIFLVLQATNVMTTAESFLVGITDNAFVLSEVVGLPQVMAFAAVVAILNLIVFTVLGAVVAGIYNLAVKVTGGLLVGFMSN, from the coding sequence ATGAGTACAGTGGCCGACAAGCTGGCGAAGAAGTCGACACGCAAGACAGGCGGCAAGCAGGTCCGGCTTCGTCTGGTCTACGTCGACTTCTGGTCGGCGGTGAAGCTGTCGTTCCTCGGAGCCGTGGCCCTCGCGGTCGTCACGATGGTGTCGTTCTTCCTCATCTTCCTGGTGCTCCAGGCGACGAACGTCATGACGACGGCCGAGAGCTTCCTGGTCGGCATCACCGACAACGCTTTCGTGCTGTCCGAGGTCGTCGGACTGCCGCAGGTCATGGCCTTTGCAGCGGTCGTCGCCATCCTTAACCTCATCGTCTTCACGGTGCTCGGCGCCGTGGTCGCCGGCATCTACAACCTCGCCGTGAAGGTGACGGGCGGATTGCTCGTCGGGTTCATGTCGAACTGA
- a CDS encoding sensor histidine kinase, translated as MTTQTATPTPATAVKPPLRIFLTILHLAGVGVLGGVIFGMLGGLLGTGIGLLFAAGIGVVLLVGLVYALYGLGWFEVARVGALYRTPIAPLRVQPRDRPGFGGWLRSLGRQAIDGRMWRAVANFAISAVLGFVVLRLFWGLVWSIIISFAPLTAADSVIGPFGGGGIPVAWAPLIGVLGLAACVVGMIGLALLHRTLSLAIVIRSKETELTERVRTSTAQREGAVRAADVERTRIERDLHDGVQPRLVSVGMTLGLAQQKIDNDPEAAKELINEAHTSTKAAITELRQLARGIHASVLDDRGLDAALSALAGRSHIPVHLDVRMGGRCSREAEAAVYFSIAESLTNAAKHSRASEARVTVRVREGNTLWARVEDNGIGGAQVQPGGGLDGIANRILAAGGTFRLDSPQGGPTSLEVNVPCAS; from the coding sequence ATGACCACTCAGACTGCGACCCCGACTCCCGCAACCGCGGTGAAGCCGCCGTTGCGCATCTTCCTCACGATCCTGCATCTGGCAGGCGTCGGCGTCCTCGGCGGCGTCATCTTCGGCATGCTCGGCGGCCTTCTCGGCACCGGCATCGGCCTCCTCTTCGCGGCCGGCATCGGCGTCGTCCTCCTGGTCGGACTCGTCTACGCCCTTTACGGACTCGGCTGGTTCGAAGTCGCTCGTGTCGGCGCGCTCTACCGCACGCCGATCGCGCCGCTGCGCGTACAGCCGCGTGATCGTCCCGGATTCGGCGGGTGGTTGCGGTCCCTCGGACGGCAGGCCATCGACGGCCGGATGTGGCGGGCAGTGGCGAACTTCGCCATCTCCGCCGTGCTCGGTTTCGTCGTCCTCCGACTGTTCTGGGGACTGGTGTGGTCGATCATCATCTCGTTCGCCCCGCTCACGGCCGCGGACTCCGTGATCGGACCGTTCGGTGGCGGGGGGATCCCCGTGGCCTGGGCTCCGCTGATCGGCGTCCTCGGCCTCGCCGCCTGCGTCGTCGGGATGATCGGGCTGGCACTGCTGCACCGAACCCTCTCCCTCGCGATCGTGATCCGCAGCAAGGAGACCGAGCTCACCGAGCGTGTCCGCACGTCGACCGCCCAGCGTGAGGGTGCGGTGCGCGCCGCCGATGTGGAGCGCACCCGGATCGAGCGCGATCTGCACGACGGGGTACAGCCGCGGCTGGTCTCGGTCGGGATGACGCTCGGACTCGCGCAGCAGAAGATCGACAACGATCCGGAGGCCGCCAAGGAGCTGATCAACGAGGCTCACACCTCGACCAAGGCAGCGATCACCGAACTCCGCCAACTCGCTCGCGGCATTCACGCCTCGGTGCTCGATGACCGTGGTCTCGACGCCGCCCTTTCCGCTCTGGCCGGGAGATCGCACATTCCCGTGCACCTCGATGTCCGGATGGGCGGCCGGTGCAGCCGCGAGGCCGAGGCCGCCGTGTACTTCTCGATCGCGGAGTCCCTGACCAACGCTGCCAAGCACTCGCGGGCCAGTGAAGCCCGGGTGACCGTGCGCGTGCGTGAGGGCAACACCCTCTGGGCCCGCGTGGAGGACAACGGCATCGGAGGCGCTCAGGTGCAGCCCGGTGGGGGTCTGGACGGCATCGCCAACCGCATCCTCGCCGCGGGAGGGACCTTCCGCCTCGACAGTCCGCAGGGCGGACCGACCAGCCTGGAGGTGAACGTACCGTGCGCATCCTGA
- a CDS encoding NUDIX hydrolase: MDLRVAAYAVVTDDDGRLLLARWTEGRRVAWTMPGGGLEPGESPEDAVRRELREETGYSIKVGELLGIHSRVIPAGRRVHKAAEPLHTLRIVYRGAVTGGKLRFETDGSTDMAEWFPLTSVAELQRVKLVDIAMRMAGLL, encoded by the coding sequence ATGGACCTGCGTGTCGCGGCGTATGCGGTCGTCACCGATGACGACGGCCGCCTGCTCCTGGCGCGCTGGACCGAAGGACGGCGGGTGGCGTGGACCATGCCCGGTGGCGGGCTCGAGCCCGGGGAGTCGCCGGAAGACGCGGTGCGGCGCGAACTCCGTGAGGAGACGGGCTACAGCATCAAAGTCGGCGAACTCCTGGGGATCCACTCCCGTGTGATCCCGGCCGGCCGGCGTGTGCACAAGGCCGCCGAGCCGCTGCACACCCTGCGCATCGTCTATCGCGGCGCGGTCACCGGCGGCAAGCTCCGCTTCGAGACCGATGGTTCGACCGACATGGCGGAGTGGTTCCCGCTGACCTCCGTCGCCGAGCTGCAGCGCGTCAAGCTGGTCGACATCGCGATGCGCATGGCCGGCCTCCTCTGA
- a CDS encoding VOC family protein — protein sequence MRVERVVPDLTVTDLRSAVAEHSAVLGLRVLMDHGWIVTLGDEEGHQLSLITRDASAPVNPDVSVFVDDVTAAFARAEAAGLEIVHPLTDEPWGVTRFFYRDSDGRVINVGMHTDRE from the coding sequence ATGCGCGTCGAAAGAGTGGTCCCTGATCTCACCGTGACCGATCTCCGTTCCGCGGTCGCCGAGCATTCGGCGGTGCTCGGGCTGCGGGTGCTGATGGACCACGGCTGGATCGTGACGCTCGGCGACGAGGAGGGGCACCAGCTCAGCCTGATCACCCGCGACGCCTCGGCACCGGTGAATCCCGATGTCTCCGTCTTCGTCGACGACGTCACGGCGGCCTTCGCCCGCGCGGAAGCGGCGGGCCTGGAGATCGTGCATCCACTCACCGACGAGCCCTGGGGTGTCACGCGTTTCTTCTACCGCGACTCCGATGGTCGCGTCATCAACGTCGGGATGCACACCGATCGCGAGTGA
- a CDS encoding VIT1/CCC1 transporter family protein gives MTMHEAEPHGAGLGQRLNWLRAGVLGANDGIVSVASLVVGVAGATTDNAALLTAGIAGLVGGAISMALGEYVSVSSQRDSERALIAKESEELRTMPAVELDELTQLYRDRGLSDETARQVAVELTAHDALAAHLEVELGIDQDDLVNPWHAAMSSAIAFTLGALLPLLAILLPPPEWRVPVTFIAVLLALAVTGTVSARIGGSAPVRASIRLVLGGALALAATWLIGTLLGTTGVV, from the coding sequence ATGACGATGCACGAAGCAGAACCGCACGGCGCCGGTCTCGGCCAGCGACTGAACTGGCTGCGCGCGGGGGTGCTGGGCGCCAACGACGGCATCGTCTCCGTCGCCTCCCTGGTCGTCGGAGTGGCCGGCGCCACGACCGACAACGCCGCGCTCCTCACCGCGGGCATCGCCGGCCTCGTCGGCGGAGCGATCTCCATGGCCCTCGGGGAGTACGTGTCGGTGAGCAGCCAGCGCGACAGTGAGCGCGCGCTGATCGCGAAGGAGAGCGAAGAGCTGCGCACGATGCCTGCGGTGGAGCTCGACGAACTCACCCAGCTCTACCGCGACCGCGGGCTCTCCGACGAGACGGCACGTCAGGTGGCGGTAGAGCTCACCGCGCACGACGCCCTCGCCGCTCACTTGGAGGTCGAGCTCGGCATCGACCAGGACGACCTCGTGAATCCGTGGCATGCGGCGATGTCCTCGGCGATCGCCTTCACTCTCGGTGCACTCCTGCCCTTGCTGGCCATCCTCCTCCCGCCCCCGGAATGGCGGGTGCCGGTGACCTTCATCGCGGTCCTCCTTGCTCTGGCCGTGACTGGAACCGTCTCAGCCAGGATCGGAGGATCCGCGCCGGTGCGCGCATCGATCCGGCTGGTGCTCGGCGGAGCACTCGCCCTCGCCGCCACATGGCTCATCGGCACACTACTCGGCACCACCGGCGTCGTGTAG
- a CDS encoding amidohydrolase: MTTVFTGRIRPFAPSTDIQVEAMAVDDATIVAIGSAEEIRRDHPDADVVALDGWVMPGLIEPHGHPGFAAILLSDLVVDLRPVVVPQAEGVLAALRTAVAEAGGEAVFANGWDSLLQRGLPDPDIHFLDELAGGVPLVVIHNSGHSVYFNTAAALAAGLDRTTPDPAGASFGRDADGELTGVALEAAAVEMVVAPILAKAQEHLPRILPAHLRDLASRGITTVADLSWNPGLGPLIDALRAKGEMPVRLRWYEMSRPGGIPSARGGDDPFFRQTGVKTWSDGSPWVGNIATSFPYLDTPATRALGLEPHHIGRANYTSDELSAIAEPYAGAGWQLACHAHGDLAIDATLDVFAQIIARHGLTDHRFRLEHCGAMTPVQFERAASLGVTVSLFVDHITYWGEVLVDDLFGPEHGGAWADAGAAFAAGHRVTFHNDGWVTPNEPFRNMAVAETRTTRNGYRMPGGTPVTRDQALLAHTANAAWQLFSEREVGVLAPGLFADFIVVDRDPVTVSAEDLAETQVTSTYLAGVRVV; the protein is encoded by the coding sequence ATGACGACAGTCTTCACCGGCCGCATACGTCCTTTCGCGCCGAGCACCGACATCCAGGTCGAAGCCATGGCCGTCGACGACGCCACCATCGTGGCCATCGGCTCGGCGGAAGAGATTCGCCGCGACCACCCCGACGCCGACGTGGTCGCGCTGGACGGTTGGGTCATGCCCGGGCTGATCGAGCCGCACGGGCATCCCGGATTCGCGGCGATCCTGCTGTCCGACCTGGTCGTCGACCTCCGGCCCGTGGTCGTTCCCCAGGCCGAGGGCGTGCTGGCAGCTCTGCGCACGGCGGTCGCGGAGGCCGGTGGGGAAGCCGTCTTCGCGAACGGCTGGGACTCGCTGCTGCAGCGCGGACTCCCCGATCCCGACATCCACTTCCTCGACGAGCTGGCCGGCGGCGTTCCTCTCGTCGTGATCCACAACTCCGGCCACTCCGTCTACTTCAACACCGCTGCCGCGCTCGCCGCAGGCCTCGACCGGACCACCCCAGACCCCGCCGGTGCCTCGTTCGGACGGGACGCCGACGGGGAGCTCACCGGTGTCGCACTCGAGGCTGCCGCGGTCGAGATGGTCGTCGCTCCGATTCTCGCGAAGGCACAGGAGCATCTCCCCCGCATCCTTCCTGCACACCTGCGCGACCTGGCTTCGCGGGGCATCACCACCGTGGCCGACCTGTCGTGGAACCCCGGACTCGGTCCGCTCATCGACGCCCTGCGTGCGAAGGGTGAGATGCCGGTGCGCCTGCGATGGTATGAGATGTCCCGTCCGGGCGGGATCCCCTCCGCACGAGGCGGCGACGACCCGTTCTTCCGGCAGACGGGAGTGAAGACGTGGTCGGACGGCTCTCCCTGGGTCGGCAACATCGCCACTTCCTTCCCGTACCTCGACACCCCGGCGACCCGCGCGCTCGGACTCGAGCCGCACCACATCGGCCGGGCGAACTACACCTCGGACGAGCTGTCGGCCATCGCCGAGCCCTATGCCGGTGCGGGGTGGCAGCTGGCGTGTCATGCGCACGGCGACCTGGCGATCGACGCGACCCTCGATGTCTTCGCGCAGATCATCGCGCGGCACGGGCTCACCGATCACCGATTCCGGCTGGAGCACTGCGGCGCGATGACGCCGGTGCAGTTCGAGCGCGCCGCATCGCTGGGGGTCACGGTGAGTCTGTTCGTCGACCACATCACGTACTGGGGCGAAGTGCTCGTCGATGATCTCTTCGGTCCGGAGCACGGGGGTGCCTGGGCGGATGCCGGCGCCGCGTTCGCAGCCGGACATCGCGTGACGTTCCACAACGACGGGTGGGTCACCCCGAACGAGCCTTTCCGCAACATGGCGGTCGCCGAGACCCGCACCACCCGCAACGGGTATCGGATGCCCGGCGGCACACCGGTCACCAGGGATCAGGCGCTCCTCGCGCACACGGCGAACGCCGCCTGGCAGCTCTTCAGCGAGCGGGAGGTGGGCGTCCTCGCCCCCGGACTCTTCGCGGACTTCATCGTCGTGGATCGCGACCCGGTCACGGTTTCCGCTGAAGACCTCGCCGAGACGCAGGTGACGTCCACCTACTTGGCGGGTGTGCGCGTCGTCTGA